One region of Babylonia areolata isolate BAREFJ2019XMU chromosome 29, ASM4173473v1, whole genome shotgun sequence genomic DNA includes:
- the LOC143274699 gene encoding uncharacterized protein LOC143274699, with translation MLTRRNVFIIAVALFLMTELLFPVTQARVQYQFKRYTYRKKRDDKKYRNAKQRCEMSSECHGLWGVDHTKCVRICISETCYNELYGDDPLEEGEVDVRLNSYKGCLSQVAVVDF, from the coding sequence ATGCTTACCAGGCGTAATGTCTTCATCATTGCTGTTGCTCTTTTCCTGATGACGGAGCTCCTCTTCCCTGTCACCCAGGCACGTGTGCAGTACCAGTTCAAGCGATACACCTACCGCAAGAAGCGTGATGACAAGAAGTACCGGAATGCCAAGCAGCGATGTGAGATGTCGTCTGAGTGCCATGGACTTTGGGGCGTGGATCACACCAAGTGCGTGAGGATATGTATTTCAGAGACGTGTTACAATGAACTGTATGGGGATGACCCtctggaggaaggggaggtggacgTCAGACTGAACTCTTACAAAGGATGCCTGTCACAGGTGGCCGTTGTGGATTTCTGA